GATGCATCTGGGGCAGTGGTGGAGCGTTCCTTTCGACCCAGGGTGGCCATTGCTGAGCTTCAGCATTGTGTTGCTCCTGCTTGTGACTCTCGGGTTGACGCGGATCCGTCGCCTGAGCCTCGCGTTCCTCTACAGCAGCGTCTGCATTTGTCTCGTTGCCGCCCGCAGCTGGGCGCTCTGGACTCTGGCGATTGCGATTCCCGATTCTGGCCGGATTGAATCTGTTCTCGGTGCAGATTTGAGTTTTGGGCTGGGTCGGTTTTCTGCCATCGCACTGGCGATTGAGCTGTTGTTGATCCTGCTCTTGCTAACCCTCAGCACGTCGCTATGGAGTCGCCTAACGCGTCCACCTTGTCTGAGTGATTGGGGTTTTCCCGGTTGGCACCCCCGTGAACGTCAGCTGCTCAGACCAGCTTTCGCTCTGCTGTTGTTGGTTTTGGCTGCTCTGGTGTGGCTGTCGCGTCATCAGTTGCTCTGGACTGAGAGCGGACTGGTAGCTGGCGCAGGTTGGGTGGATGTTCACCTCGTGCTGCCTTTACGGGCTGGGGTCGCGTTACTGCTGGTCCTGTTGGCAGTCGCTTTCGTGCCCTGGCCCAACATCATTCAGCGGCATCGCAGACGGTTGAGGATCACGTTCTTTGGTCTCGCCTGCTTGGCACTGATCACTGAACTTTTGCTGGCTCCGGCGCTTCAGTGGATGGTGGTCCGTCCACGCGAATTGAGGTTGGAGACGCCTTATTTCGAGCAATCGATTAAGGCCACAAGACATGCCTATCAATTGGATGCTATCCGCACCACCGAAAACAGGCCCAATCAGAAGCTAACTACTGAAGACCTGGAGAAAGGACAAAGCACACTTGGGAATATCCGCCTCTGGGACAGTCAACCCCTTCTGGCATCCAACCGACAACTGCAACAGCTTCGCGTTTATTACCAGTTCGCGAATGCATCCGTCGATCGCTATCCACTCAGTGCAGAGCGTGCTGAGAACCAGCAGGTGATCATGTCTGCACGTGAACTCGATCAGGCGGCTCTTCCTGCAGGCTCCAGAACGTGGCAGAACAGGCATTTCGTGTTCACCCATGGGTTCGGTTTCACCCTGAATCCTGTCAACATCCAGGAACCCGATGGTCTTCCTGCCTACTTCATCCGAGATCTTGGTCGATCCACGCAGATTGAAGGCAATGAAACACTCGGAATTACACAGGATGATGTCAAGCGCGAAGTCCCAATCGGTCGTGCAGCCCTCTATTTCGGCACTCTGTCATCTCCCTATGCAATTGCACCGTCAAGGATTGAAGAGTTTGATTATCCGGAGGGGGATAAGAACACCTACAACCACTATTCAGGCAAAGCCGGAGTGCCTCTCCGACAACTCTGGCAGCGTATTACGGCCTCGATCTATCTCGCTGAACCACGTCTGTTAATTACGAGTGCCTTGACTTCGGAATCACGTCTGCAGCTGCGACGTGATGTCAAGCAACGCGTCAG
This region of Synechococcus sp. NOUM97013 genomic DNA includes:
- a CDS encoding UPF0182 family protein, translating into MIPGLWLLARLQVEQAWFAQFDLAHLYSQRLGYQLIGGAVSLLLVCICAIWRHHWMRAYVPTPQGDIPTLRGGTYTLSLLACLTVLLSVLGVSTRLAWLAWTDPMHLGQWWSVPFDPGWPLLSFSIVLLLLVTLGLTRIRRLSLAFLYSSVCICLVAARSWALWTLAIAIPDSGRIESVLGADLSFGLGRFSAIALAIELLLILLLLTLSTSLWSRLTRPPCLSDWGFPGWHPRERQLLRPAFALLLLVLAALVWLSRHQLLWTESGLVAGAGWVDVHLVLPLRAGVALLLVLLAVAFVPWPNIIQRHRRRLRITFFGLACLALITELLLAPALQWMVVRPRELRLETPYFEQSIKATRHAYQLDAIRTTENRPNQKLTTEDLEKGQSTLGNIRLWDSQPLLASNRQLQQLRVYYQFANASVDRYPLSAERAENQQVIMSARELDQAALPAGSRTWQNRHFVFTHGFGFTLNPVNIQEPDGLPAYFIRDLGRSTQIEGNETLGITQDDVKREVPIGRAALYFGTLSSPYAIAPSRIEEFDYPEGDKNTYNHYSGKAGVPLRQLWQRITASIYLAEPRLLITSALTSESRLQLRRDVKQRVRALAPFLEFMGDPYLVSVPLEQGSAGYQQDQHQYWIVDGFTTSRTVPYASTLPDGRPIRYLRNSVKAVVDAYNGSVHLYVSEPDDPMIQGWAQLFPDLLRPLDEMPKKLKSHLMVPQAQFELQVQQLLRYHVTDVRTFYNGDDVWQVPKELYGTKQIPVAPYHITAQLPSSDESEFLLLQPLSPLARPNLSAWLTARSDGENYGKLELIRFPSDVAIFGPEQIQALINQNPRISSQFGLWDRAGSQVIQGNLLVLPVGDSLLYVEPIYIKARQGGLPTLARVVVSDGSNVAMASDLASALDSLRNDRSIVVTDTP